The proteins below are encoded in one region of Phaseolus vulgaris cultivar G19833 chromosome 1, P. vulgaris v2.0, whole genome shotgun sequence:
- the LOC137814997 gene encoding ribulose bisphosphate carboxylase/oxygenase activase, chloroplastic — translation MAASLSTVGAVNRTLLNLNGSGGGASGPSSAFFGTSLKKVISSRVPNSKLTSGSFKIVAADKEIEETQQTEGDRWRGLAYDVSDDQQDITRGKGLVDSLFQAPMDAGTHYAVMSSHEYLSAGLRQYDFDNMKDGFYIAPAFLDKLVVHIAKNFMTLPNIKVPLILGVWGGKGQGKSFQCELVFAKMGINPIMMSAGELESGNAGEPAKLIRQRYREASDLIKKGKMCVLFINDLDAGAGRLGGTTQYTVNNQMVNATLMNIADNPTNVQLPGMYNKEDNARVPIIVTGNDFSTLYAPLIRDGRMEKFYWAPTREDRIGVCKGIFRTDGVPEKDIVELVDKHPGQSIDFFGALRARVYDDEVRKWISGVGVDSVGKKLVNSKEGPPTFDQPKMTLDKLLLYASMLVQEQENVKRVQLADQYLNEAALGNANEDAIKSGSFFK, via the exons ATGGCTGCCTCCCTCTCCACTGTCGGCGCTGTCAACAGAACCCTT TTGAATCTGAATGGATCTGGAGGCGGAGCTTCAGGTCCCAGTTCAGCTTTCTTTGGCACAAGCTTGAAGAAGGTTATTAGCTCAAGGGTCCCTAACAGCAAGTTGACATCTGGAAGCTTCAAAATTGTTGCTGCAGACAAAGAGATCGAGGAGACCCAGCAGACCGAGGGGGACAGATGGAGGGGTCTAGCCTACGATGTTTCTGATGACCAACAAGACATCACAAGAGGGAAGGGTTTGGTTGATTCTCTTTTCCAAGCTCCAATGGATGCTGGAACTCACTATGCAGTCATGAGCTCCCACGAGTACCTCAGCGCTGGACTACGCCA GTACGACTTTGACAACATGAAGGATGGTTTCTACATTGCTCCAGCTTTTTTGGACAAGCTTGTTGTTCACATCGCCAAGAACTTCATGACCTTGCCCAACATCAAG GTTCCTCTCATTCTTGGTGTCTGGGGAGGCAAGGGACAAGGAAAATCTTTCCAATGTGAGCTTGTCTTTGCCAAGATGGGAATCAA CCCCATCATGATGAGTGCTGGAGAGTTGGAAAGTGGAAATGCCGGAGAGCCAGCAAAATTGATTAGGCAGAGATACCGTGAAGCCTCAGACTTAATCAAGAAGGGAAAGATGTGTGTTCTGTTCATCAATGATCTTGATGCAGGAGCAGGTCGTCTTGGTGGAACCACCCAATACACTGTGAACAACCAGATGGTGAATGCCACTCTCATGAACATTGCTGATAACCCCACAAATGTGCAGCTTCCTGGTATGTACAACAAGGAAGATAACGCCCGTGTGCCCATCATTGTCACTGGTAACGATTTCTCAACACTTTATGCTCCTCTCATCCGTGATGGTCGTATGGAGAAGTTCTACTGGGCACCAACAAGGGAAGACCGCATTGGTGTTTGCAAGGGAATTTTCCGGACCGATGGTGTTCCTGAAAAGGACATTGTCGAGCTTGTTGACAAACACCCTGGCCAATCCATTG ATTTCTTTGGTGCACTGAGGGCCAGAGTGTATGATGATGAAGTAAGGAAGTGGATTTCTGGTGTTGGTGTTGATTCTGTTGGGAAGAAGCTTGTGAACTCAAAGGAAGGACCTCCTACCTTTGACCAGCCCAAGATGACTCTGGACAAGCTCTTGCTGTATGCTAGCATGCTTGTCCAAGAACAAGAGAATGTGAAGAGAGTCCAATTGGCTGACCAGTACTTGAATGAGGCTGCTCTTGGAAATGCCAACGAGGATGCTATCAAGAGTGGATCTTTCTTCAAATAG